CGGCTGAACCGGGGCGGGGGAGTCTCCTGCAGGTGCTGACGAGGCCTCGGGAGGTGCTTGCGCGTCATCACGGCCCCAGAACATGCCATAGAACCTCCACGCACCAAAGATGGCTGCGGCAATGAGGAAGATGAACACACAACCCATGGTGCGAGCATCTTTGTTTTTCTTCCGCGTGCGGGTAGGGCCTCCGTCTTGAATACCCAGCTCACGCCCATGCATGTCATGCGTGTTGTAGAAGTCCGCTATACGTTGGTCGAAGCGGTGGTAAGTGGTGCCAATGCGCGATTTCGAATCTCCACCCGCATAACGTGTGCGCATGAAATCGCCCACCAGATACTTCATCCACGGGCCAATGAACGGAATCATCTTCACCTGCGTGCAGTGGTAGCGAATCTCGGTCAACCTCCGCAATTGCGAGTCTAGGTTTTGGGCCGATTGACTGACGAAGTAAACATCAAGCCCCGCACGCCGGGACCACACGAGAAGCTCGAAAATGCCACGATTAGCGTCCCTGCGCTTCTGCTGGTCGTGCACGTGGAATGCGAGTGACGCCTCATCTACCACAAGGAGATTCTCGGCACCCTCCGCACCCTTGCGCAAGAGCGACCGCCATAGGTCTGAGTCTTCCGGCAACTTCACGTAGAGTTCCGTCCATCCCTTTTCGTCAATGATGGCCTGATTAAGAGCTATGTTTGTGTGCACAACTGCGCCCTCGCTCAATGCCGTTCGCATGATGTCTGCGCAAAGCATGGATTTGCCGCCGCCCATCACACCGGTAACAAGGTAAAAGCCCATAGTCAGAAGGGGATAATTTCAAGAATGAACTCGATGATCGCTTTGATGACGCGCACGGCGACACTGGCGATTGCCAACTGTGCGACGAAGAGCAGCAGAATAAAAAGCTCCGTCATCGGGAACACATAGTTCAGCCTGGCCAACCAAGGTCCCATGCCACCGCTGGCGGTGTTGGTCATGCCCTCCAACGAAAACAGCAAGGCCTCAGCCTTCGCAAAAATCTCATCGTCTGTGATGAGCCCCGTAGCCGTGGCAACCAGTATTCCAGGCATCAGGATGTACGGCGCAAGCTTCACAAGCAACCACTTCAACTGATGTGAAATGATGCGCGCTGTTGAGCCTACATCACGAATCCACACCGCTATGTCTGAGAACGTGCCTTCTGCCATATAATTGTTTGGTCTACAGGGTTACACAAACGCGTCACGCACGAGGCGGAGCGAGATCATCATGGACGACCAACACACCGCCAAAAGCATCGCAGCCCGCATGAACGCGATTTCGTTTGAGTACTGCGAGATATTGAACGGCACAGACCACGCGCCGAAGTTCAGGACGAAATCCAAACTCTGAGTGCCGCCACCACCGGGGAAAGCAGACGCCGCACTTCTGAATTTGAGCACAATCAGACCGACACGCCCCTTCGCAGTATCCAGCTTTTCACCCATGCCGCCGAGTATGCCTGTAGCTTCCTCCGCTTCTTCGATACCATCCGACGGAGCAGCTCCGGGTCCCGGGCCTGTAGCAGGCCCAGTCAGTTCCCCTTTGAGACCATCTATCGCGTCGCCCACGCCCTCGACAGCATCTTTGACGCCATCCAATTTGCCTTCAACACCCGACATATCAGGGTCACCGTTGCCAAGCTTGCCGAGCATCTGCTGCGCGTCGCTATGTGCCACGTCTGCACCCGCCTTCACAGTCGCACCCAGCCGTTTCAGCTCGTTTAGCACATTTTGGTTGAGTGTGTTTGCCTGACCAGCAGTAACGCCGCTTTCACCGCTCACCTGTGTCTGTGACGCGGGCGGCTGATTGGTGGTACTGCCGGGCCCGCTGGTCTGCTGGCTGGGGGTGGGGGACACATTGTTAATGGGCACCACCATCGGCACCGAGGTCCACACACCGGTCAAGGTCTCCTGCTGCGTCACGCCAAATTCCGTATCGGTGATCCAATCCTTTTGGATGACTGCCACCTTGAACGAACCACCTGCGCCGCCCGCGCCTGTACCAGGACGCGAAAACGCGAAAGGACGGGACTCACCGGGCGCGAGCGTAACCTTCTGCCAAGGCAGGTCTGCTATCGGATTGCCCTCCATGTCAGACGGCTGAATGTAGTAGTCTTTGGCCGCGTCAGTGGTGTTCGTCAGCGTGAACCCGATTTTGTGGTCCTGTATGGTCTCCGTGGGCGGAGGCTCTGTGACTACACCCTCTGAGTCCACGCTATCACCGTCGCTCATCTGCTTGCGGATGTCGTCGCGATTGTAGTCCAATACCGGACCTGTAGTCGTGTAATCAGCATGCACAGGTGTCTGGCCGCTGCCCTGAAGCACCGCGAATTTGCTTTCCAATGGCACGAACTGGCTTCCGTCCGAGCCCGTACCCGGCGCGTAGCCGATAATCAGCTCAAATGGAGTTCCGGTCTGCGCTCCCACGTTGACCGTCTGCCCATTGTTGTTGCTTAAGCCGAGCTGGGTACCTCCCGCGCCGATAACGCCGGTGCCCAGATTGCGTATCCGATACTGATACACCATGAAACCCGGATTAGGCGTGTGCCCTCCGGTAACCCACTGGAATTGCGGGACAATGTACGACTGCGCCCGCGACTCGGCAGTCAGCGCACCAAACCAAAGCGCGCCCACAACAAGCCAAGCACGAAAGAAAGACATAGGACCCATGGGATGGCCTCCGTTTGCATGCGCGTGTAGGGGAGAGCTTTTGTCCCCGCGCCTGCTGATACTATGATGTAGCCCTCCTGGTATGTAGCAGCACCCACGCTGCAAGACTCTCCGAACACGAGGCACGGACCAACCACGGCCACACCTCCAACGGTGGCCACTGTGGTATCCGTAATGTTGACCTCGACCATAAGAAAAGCGTGCACTGGCCCCCCATCGGCCAGCAGTCACATGTAACTGCGGAGGCTTAGGACACACCGCGCTGGAGGCGACGCACCACGAAGGCACCGACGGCGATGATGCCCGCAATGGGCACCAGACCGGCAAAGAGCGTTGTGGCGTCCGCGCTCATGGACGAGATTGCCGAGTTGATGGCGGTATCATACGCACCGGCAGATGCCGAGGCGACACCGACCGCCATCACACCAGCGACCACGAGGGCGCGACGGGTGCGGGCTGCGACGAGTTGGGCGAGTTTCTTGTTCACGTTTTTCCTTTCGTTGTTGTTTGTTGTCTTGTTTCCCCGGCAACCGAGCCGGAAATCTTCAGCGGAAGCCAGCGTGCCCGCCGACGTACACGGCTCCTCCGTGGCCACCGCAAAACAGGTAGAGATTCCAAATGAAGGTGCACACCCACCAGTAGCCCAGGCACACTAGGAACTGGTGCGCAGCGACCCAGCCGAATTGGTCAAGGTTGCGTTCAATGCAGCCCCTCAACACCCACATGGCGCGAATCAGTACCACGAAGAAGCAGAACACATAGGCTATCTGGAAGGACATCGTCATGGCTCAAAAGTCTGCTGGCACCTCGATGTAAGTGCGCTGCTCTGGATGCCTCAGCATGCTCAGCAACATGCTCACCTCCCAAACCTCGTCCTCGAGGAAGGCCTTCTGCCACGGAGTAAGTGCAGGGTCCTTAAGACCAAGCTCCAGCACCTCACGACGACCGACAAGAACCGCAGTAGTACCTGGAAAGTTTCCATGGTGTGCCTTTCGGTCGCTCATTGACGCACGCCTCCTTTGCCGATGATGCTTTGCAGGCGAATCAGCGAACTGATGGCTGAATCCAACGCATCTTTCTTGCCCTCGTGATAGAACCGAGCATCCGGCGTGCGCGAAAGGTCATTGCACACAGTCACCGACGCGGCGCGCATCTTCTCCAAGTGCGCCAGCTCTTCGGCAATGGTTGAGTTGTCTTTGGTTTGGAATGCCATGGTAAAATC
The Roseimicrobium gellanilyticum DNA segment above includes these coding regions:
- a CDS encoding zonular occludens toxin domain-containing protein, which translates into the protein MGFYLVTGVMGGGKSMLCADIMRTALSEGAVVHTNIALNQAIIDEKGWTELYVKLPEDSDLWRSLLRKGAEGAENLLVVDEASLAFHVHDQQKRRDANRGIFELLVWSRRAGLDVYFVSQSAQNLDSQLRRLTEIRYHCTQVKMIPFIGPWMKYLVGDFMRTRYAGGDSKSRIGTTYHRFDQRIADFYNTHDMHGRELGIQDGGPTRTRKKNKDARTMGCVFIFLIAAAIFGAWRFYGMFWGRDDAQAPPEASSAPAGDSPAPVQPQELIKKLQPEPSSFAPRVFTVAVGDKVMEWAVDSSDDLLISAQMQEPLRLFLRGGGVLQLGQPYEGDQVQSIVTAHQRYYILCASGRKLVARQPTRKEQAEWKAISNTRRSWSSWGSAPVPGSGSESK